Proteins encoded together in one Sulfolobales archaeon window:
- a CDS encoding site-2 protease family protein, which produces MDQSSFLNIILYILLFELIIYMISLNSRGKKILERIGLDASIFMILVRRKSALDILDRVRGSRKTDILMRIGVPIMFFLMILFYIAVYLIGVSYIASFLGSLLRPGGEVVGPPPIAPIIPGLTIGGVDLIYLLIALGLSIAFHELGHAIASKIYGVSLKSYGAGIFLIMPLAFVEVDENSMMRDRRIASRILSAGVLFNIILFAIAFASIMLITWISPFAGVIQGAVIAYVEPGSPAYNAGIQPGLLITYVNGSPVYSLDRFLPYRSVIASDRDIILNITGVYPNGSIFSTLVFKPSNLSRIGVVFDGVSIPLAGFFVGALIIPTENGYIRLWALESILRFMVWMTILNLSLAVINAAPLYITDGGKFLALYLSNKISNAVQLVTVAGFAAIFIVSLVFYLS; this is translated from the coding sequence ATGGATCAGAGTAGCTTTCTCAATATAATTCTATACATACTACTCTTCGAACTGATAATATACATGATATCTCTGAACAGTAGAGGGAAGAAGATTCTTGAGAGAATAGGTTTAGACGCTTCTATATTCATGATCCTCGTGAGGAGAAAAAGCGCTCTAGACATACTTGACAGGGTTAGAGGGAGTAGGAAGACGGATATACTTATGAGAATAGGAGTTCCTATAATGTTCTTTCTAATGATCCTATTCTACATTGCAGTATACCTAATAGGAGTAAGCTATATAGCATCTTTTCTAGGAAGTCTACTCAGACCAGGAGGCGAGGTTGTAGGACCTCCTCCTATAGCTCCTATAATACCAGGGCTTACCATAGGTGGTGTGGATTTGATCTATCTTCTCATAGCTTTAGGTCTTTCAATAGCTTTTCACGAGCTTGGACATGCTATTGCTTCAAAGATCTATGGTGTTTCTCTTAAGAGCTATGGTGCCGGGATCTTTCTTATAATGCCTCTAGCATTTGTAGAAGTTGATGAGAATAGTATGATGAGAGATAGAAGGATAGCTTCTAGAATACTTTCCGCGGGAGTTCTATTCAACATCATTCTATTTGCAATAGCATTTGCTTCTATCATGCTTATCACATGGATCTCTCCATTCGCAGGAGTTATACAAGGTGCTGTCATAGCCTATGTAGAGCCTGGCTCGCCTGCTTATAATGCTGGAATACAACCTGGTCTTCTCATCACGTATGTTAATGGATCTCCTGTCTACTCTCTAGATCGATTTCTCCCATATAGATCTGTTATAGCTAGTGATAGAGATATTATCCTCAACATCACGGGAGTATATCCTAACGGTAGTATCTTTAGCACGCTGGTTTTCAAACCTTCTAATCTAAGTAGGATAGGTGTTGTATTTGACGGAGTTTCAATACCACTCGCAGGATTCTTCGTAGGAGCTCTTATAATACCTACCGAGAATGGCTATATAAGACTATGGGCGCTCGAGAGCATCCTCAGATTCATGGTTTGGATGACTATACTCAATCTAAGTCTTGCAGTGATAAATGCTGCACCTCTATATATAACTGATGGTGGTAAGTTTCTCGCGCTATATCTCTCTAACAAGATCTCAAACGCTGTTCAGCTGGTCACTGTGGCTGGTTTTGCAGCTATATTCATAGTATCTCTGGTATTCTATCTCTCATAA
- the rimI gene encoding ribosomal protein S18-alanine N-acetyltransferase produces MSEFEFLNPSEEDLGAIYRLELECFSEDAYNPQILLFYLKLFREGFIIARDRSGRIVGYVIGIVEGGGVGHVISICVSGGYRRRGLGRMLMKTIEEYFRRKGACISRLEVRISNEAALNLYRSLGYEERDILRSYYSNGEDAYLMYKKLC; encoded by the coding sequence ATGTCTGAATTTGAATTTCTAAATCCTTCTGAAGAAGATCTAGGAGCTATCTACAGATTAGAACTCGAATGCTTCTCAGAAGATGCTTATAATCCTCAGATTCTTCTATTCTATCTAAAGCTATTCAGAGAAGGCTTTATAATCGCCAGAGATAGAAGTGGAAGGATCGTAGGCTATGTGATAGGAATAGTAGAGGGAGGAGGTGTAGGTCATGTGATATCAATATGCGTATCCGGAGGCTATAGAAGAAGAGGTCTTGGAAGAATGCTTATGAAGACTATAGAAGAGTATTTCAGAAGAAAAGGTGCTTGTATCTCGAGACTTGAGGTTAGAATCAGCAATGAAGCAGCTTTGAATCTATATAGAAGCTTGGGATATGAAGAGAGAGATATCCTCAGATCATATTATTCTAATGGGGAGGATGCCTATCTCATGTATAAGAAGCTCTGCTAG
- a CDS encoding asparagine synthase-related protein, producing the protein MRLRICCEFFQDRIYRILRDVILESRCDCIALSGGIDTSLIALIARFSGLDLRGFISMYLGGIPRDIYYASYLARVLGIELEFVPIDPLKANEIAEKVVECIGRDRIDSHGDGGCIEIRNDIVFYSVIEHARRKCKCIYTGSGGDELFAGYTFMLHQRSDDLESIIERYAFKGRYPELEIAECLGARVISPYLDKRIIDLALEIPVECLRSSSMKGKEILRRILEERGLELIASREKTPAESGSGTKIFCRSSYDQL; encoded by the coding sequence ATGAGACTTAGGATCTGTTGTGAATTCTTCCAGGACAGGATCTATAGGATTCTCAGAGATGTTATTCTAGAGAGTAGATGTGATTGCATAGCTTTGAGTGGTGGTATTGATACAAGTCTTATAGCTCTTATAGCAAGATTTTCTGGATTGGATCTCAGAGGGTTCATAAGCATGTATCTAGGAGGTATTCCAAGAGATATATATTATGCATCATATCTAGCCAGAGTTCTCGGGATAGAGCTGGAATTCGTTCCTATAGATCCTTTGAAGGCTAATGAGATCGCTGAGAAGGTTGTAGAGTGTATTGGTAGAGATAGAATAGATTCACATGGCGATGGAGGATGTATAGAGATTAGAAATGACATTGTATTCTACAGCGTTATAGAACATGCTAGGAGGAAGTGTAAGTGTATCTATACAGGATCAGGTGGAGACGAGCTTTTTGCAGGTTATACTTTCATGCTTCATCAGAGGAGTGATGATCTCGAGAGTATTATAGAGAGATACGCGTTCAAAGGAAGATATCCGGAGCTGGAAATAGCAGAATGTCTAGGAGCAAGAGTTATATCTCCATATCTTGATAAGAGGATCATAGATCTAGCTCTGGAGATACCGGTAGAGTGTCTGAGAAGCAGTTCTATGAAGGGTAAGGAGATCCTGAGAAGAATTCTAGAAGAGAGAGGATTAGAATTAATAGCTTCTCGAGAGAAAACACCTGCAGAAAGCGGTTCTGGAACAAAGATCTTCTGCAGATCCTCATATGATCAGCTTTGA
- a CDS encoding polysaccharide deacetylase gives MCLTFDFDAYSPWIYRKAINYTNLSRGEFASVGVRRILKLLKDQGVEATFFVPGHTAEHFPEDVGMIKDHGHEIAHHGYMHEPPETLESAEEERRVVLKGIEALKKVLNITPKGYRSPSWALTKHTLSILEELGFIYDSSLMGDDYTPYRPPLYLEVDSEGRVLRGPLSKLIEIPVHWSLDDYPHFEFVRYQNLVIQGLRSVSDVLENWVLAFEYMMRNMSDGVIVYTFHPEVIGRGHTMILLERLINHIKSHARRSEIEFLKMIKVAERYREILGF, from the coding sequence GTGTGTCTAACCTTTGATTTCGACGCATACTCTCCATGGATCTATAGAAAAGCTATTAACTACACCAACCTATCAAGAGGAGAATTCGCATCAGTAGGAGTTAGAAGAATTCTCAAGCTATTAAAAGATCAGGGTGTAGAAGCTACATTCTTCGTTCCAGGACACACTGCTGAGCATTTTCCAGAGGATGTGGGCATGATAAAAGATCATGGGCATGAAATAGCACATCACGGATACATGCATGAACCGCCAGAGACTCTAGAAAGCGCTGAGGAGGAGAGGAGAGTGGTTTTGAAGGGGATTGAAGCTCTTAAGAAGGTTTTAAATATAACTCCGAAAGGCTATAGATCTCCTTCATGGGCTTTGACAAAGCATACTCTCTCTATTCTAGAGGAGCTAGGCTTCATATATGATTCAAGTCTTATGGGAGATGACTACACACCCTACAGACCTCCCCTCTATCTAGAGGTTGATAGCGAGGGGAGAGTTCTTAGAGGACCTCTCTCAAAACTTATAGAAATACCTGTTCACTGGAGTCTCGACGACTACCCTCACTTCGAATTCGTGAGGTATCAGAATCTCGTGATACAAGGCTTGCGATCTGTTAGCGACGTGCTTGAGAATTGGGTTCTCGCATTCGAGTATATGATGCGAAATATGAGTGATGGTGTTATAGTATACACATTCCATCCCGAGGTTATAGGTAGAGGTCATACTATGATTCTTCTTGAGAGACTGATAAACCATATAAAATCTCACGCTAGAAGGAGTGAGATTGAATTCTTAAAAATGATCAAGGTAGCCGAGAGATATAGAGAGATACTAGGATTCTAA
- a CDS encoding aspartate aminotransferase family protein, with translation MIFLSSEKTLTELYREAYIRRTPRSREIWEELRKLTPHGVHSNWRIFDPHPLIMARGKGSRIWDVDGNEYIDYNMAFGALVVGHSNSILMSRVREKLEEGTIYGHESEWSLKLSKVLTQRYGYEMVRFSSTGLEATSLAVRLARAFTGRSKILKFEGHYHGTHEALSIGVKPSPYAAGHPRKPRSVPAGFPLPAIPKSIADTVVIAPWNDLGAVEDIMREHGNDIAAIILEPVAMNMGVVPADKDFIVGLRRIADEYNSVLIFDEVKTSGMWFRGASEYYGVRADIIAVAKALGGGFPFSAVLADRKFMDLIGPRGVPHGGTFNANILSVYAAYVTVTELLTESNLAYTHKLSSELAKGYRDLIEDLRIEAHVVQIANKGTIYFSDKPIKNWRDFVEKVRWGVWYNWVLGMVVNGIIPQPMAYDEQWTISIAHTREDIEKTIEIAGKVFREVREGRALRFEVEEAI, from the coding sequence GTGATCTTTCTGAGTTCTGAGAAGACTTTAACAGAGCTCTATAGAGAAGCTTATATAAGGAGAACACCTAGATCTAGAGAGATATGGGAGGAGCTTAGAAAGCTCACGCCACATGGCGTTCATAGCAATTGGAGGATATTCGATCCCCATCCTCTTATAATGGCTCGTGGAAAAGGCTCTAGAATATGGGATGTTGATGGCAACGAGTACATTGACTATAACATGGCTTTCGGAGCTCTTGTGGTAGGGCATTCAAACTCTATTCTCATGAGCAGGGTTAGAGAGAAGCTTGAGGAGGGAACTATATACGGTCATGAGAGTGAGTGGAGTCTTAAGCTGAGTAAGGTTCTCACGCAGAGATACGGATATGAGATGGTTAGATTCTCGTCTACAGGACTTGAAGCCACTTCTCTAGCTGTGAGGCTGGCGAGAGCTTTCACGGGCAGAAGTAAGATTCTGAAGTTTGAAGGTCATTATCATGGAACTCATGAGGCTTTATCAATAGGTGTGAAGCCTTCTCCATATGCTGCAGGTCATCCTAGAAAACCTAGGTCTGTTCCAGCAGGTTTTCCTCTTCCAGCGATTCCTAAGTCTATTGCAGATACTGTTGTAATAGCTCCATGGAATGATCTCGGTGCTGTAGAGGATATAATGAGAGAACATGGAAATGATATAGCTGCTATAATTCTAGAGCCCGTAGCAATGAACATGGGTGTGGTACCTGCTGACAAGGATTTCATCGTGGGGTTGAGAAGAATTGCCGACGAGTATAACTCGGTGCTCATATTTGATGAGGTGAAGACTTCAGGCATGTGGTTTAGAGGTGCTTCAGAGTACTATGGTGTGAGAGCTGATATAATTGCAGTAGCTAAAGCATTGGGAGGAGGCTTCCCATTCTCAGCGGTTTTAGCTGATAGAAAGTTCATGGATCTCATAGGACCTCGAGGAGTTCCTCACGGTGGTACTTTTAATGCTAATATACTCTCGGTATACGCAGCCTATGTGACTGTGACAGAGCTTCTCACAGAGAGTAATCTTGCTTACACTCATAAGCTTAGTAGCGAGCTTGCGAAGGGGTACAGAGATCTTATAGAGGATCTAAGGATAGAAGCTCATGTAGTTCAGATAGCTAATAAAGGAACCATCTACTTCTCGGATAAACCTATAAAGAATTGGAGAGACTTCGTAGAGAAAGTAAGATGGGGAGTATGGTATAACTGGGTTCTCGGCATGGTTGTAAACGGTATAATACCCCAGCCTATGGCATATGACGAGCAGTGGACCATATCTATAGCACATACCAGAGAGGATATAGAGAAGACTATAGAAATCGCGGGAAAGGTGTTTAGAGAGGTTAGAGAAGGCAGAGCACTTAGATTCGAGGTAGAAGAAGCTATATAG
- a CDS encoding aldehyde ferredoxin oxidoreductase family protein: protein MIFPGQKVLRVDLDRGSVEEEELKDEIIERYVGGKGLAAYLMYRELKQGVDPLSPENKLFIFGGPLAFIYPTFTRTIVASKSPLTNTFSDSNAGGSFAVELRRAGYLGIVVEGASDKLVCLKIDREGRRLFECENLRLRTTYEVGEYFPEYSVLTIGPAGENLVRISGVFIDMRRKPRSRPGVAGRGGLGAVMGSKKLKAIIVRGFMREEDLARNVSPDLRTRLSREYLKFVLENVIPGIGVGGNLPVFRVSAEARILPVKNFRQGIHEGWEQLVDDEWAKIKIGKLSCPTCPVACGARMRMDSRETERIEYETVAMNGSNLGITDKRMLIEINNELNELGLDSISAGSIAAFVAELSERGLIDLKIRWGDAEAFMKLYRDIAYRSGLGDILAEGIAHASKYFNAEEIALHIKGLDIPAYDPRGVVGMSLAYATADRGGDHLRAWTVAVEVSTRPSIEDLVKLTINLQNRNAALWTLVACDNIVSNSIKPPEPMIEIYIKMLNSLGFEYDMERFLELGERIYNIARMFNAREGFSRRDDKLPPRFYERREDTGWYINRESFEKMLDRYYQLRGWSDLGIPTPETLRRLGIEV from the coding sequence ATGATTTTCCCGGGTCAGAAGGTATTAAGAGTAGACCTTGACAGAGGATCTGTTGAAGAAGAAGAGCTTAAAGATGAGATTATTGAGAGATATGTAGGTGGAAAAGGGCTTGCAGCTTATCTAATGTATAGAGAGCTTAAGCAGGGTGTGGATCCTCTTTCTCCCGAGAACAAACTATTCATATTCGGAGGTCCTCTGGCATTCATATATCCTACCTTCACTAGAACGATTGTAGCATCTAAATCTCCTCTAACTAATACTTTTAGCGATTCTAATGCTGGAGGTTCTTTCGCTGTTGAACTTAGAAGAGCAGGCTATCTAGGGATTGTTGTTGAAGGTGCTAGTGACAAGCTTGTATGTCTTAAGATAGATCGGGAGGGTAGGAGATTATTCGAGTGCGAGAATCTAAGACTTAGAACAACTTATGAAGTTGGAGAATACTTCCCAGAATACTCTGTTCTAACCATAGGACCTGCTGGAGAGAATCTTGTTAGAATCTCAGGTGTTTTCATTGATATGAGGAGAAAACCTAGATCAAGACCTGGAGTTGCTGGAAGAGGAGGGCTTGGAGCTGTCATGGGTTCGAAAAAACTTAAGGCTATCATTGTAAGAGGTTTTATGAGAGAAGAAGATCTAGCGAGAAACGTGAGTCCTGATCTGAGAACCAGGCTTTCTAGAGAGTATCTGAAATTCGTTCTTGAAAATGTGATCCCTGGAATAGGTGTTGGAGGTAATCTACCTGTCTTCAGAGTCTCAGCTGAAGCTAGAATACTTCCTGTGAAGAACTTCAGACAAGGAATTCATGAGGGATGGGAGCAGTTGGTAGATGATGAATGGGCTAAGATCAAGATAGGAAAACTCTCATGCCCTACATGCCCTGTAGCTTGTGGAGCTAGGATGAGGATGGATTCTAGAGAGACTGAGAGGATAGAGTACGAGACTGTTGCTATGAATGGCTCCAACCTAGGTATAACGGATAAAAGAATGCTTATAGAGATCAATAATGAACTTAACGAGCTAGGATTAGATAGTATTTCAGCAGGTTCTATAGCGGCTTTCGTTGCAGAACTTTCTGAGAGAGGATTGATAGATCTCAAGATCAGATGGGGTGATGCTGAGGCTTTCATGAAGCTCTACAGAGATATAGCCTATAGATCTGGTTTGGGAGATATACTAGCCGAGGGGATAGCTCATGCTTCGAAATACTTCAATGCTGAAGAAATAGCTCTCCATATAAAAGGACTTGATATACCAGCCTACGATCCGAGAGGTGTTGTCGGCATGAGTCTTGCTTATGCTACAGCAGATAGAGGAGGAGATCATCTTAGAGCATGGACTGTAGCTGTAGAGGTTTCTACAAGACCTAGTATAGAGGATCTCGTTAAGCTTACGATAAATCTTCAGAATAGAAATGCAGCACTCTGGACATTAGTAGCTTGTGATAATATTGTGAGCAACTCTATCAAACCTCCAGAACCTATGATAGAGATCTACATCAAGATGCTAAACAGTCTCGGGTTTGAGTATGATATGGAGAGATTTCTAGAACTTGGAGAGAGAATATATAATATAGCTAGAATGTTCAATGCCAGAGAAGGTTTTAGTAGAAGAGATGATAAACTGCCTCCCAGATTCTACGAGAGGAGAGAGGATACAGGATGGTATATTAATAGAGAGAGCTTTGAGAAAATGCTGGACAGATACTATCAGCTAAGAGGATGGAGTGATCTAGGTATTCCAACTCCCGAAACTCTCAGAAGACTGGGTATAGAGGTATAG
- a CDS encoding MoaD/ThiS family protein: protein MKIIVRLYGVLRSLAGDRERIEIELDERDDLRLIRLIERLLEEYPELRRYISVEDDKLRVRGVSIILNGQHIMFLEGENTLLKNEDIIDLIPPVSGGI, encoded by the coding sequence ATGAAGATTATCGTGAGACTATATGGAGTTCTTAGAAGTCTTGCGGGAGATAGAGAGAGGATCGAGATAGAATTAGATGAAAGAGATGATCTGAGATTGATTCGTTTAATAGAAAGACTTCTAGAAGAATATCCTGAGCTGAGGAGATATATTAGCGTAGAAGATGACAAGCTTAGAGTCAGAGGAGTAAGTATAATACTAAATGGACAGCATATAATGTTTCTAGAAGGAGAGAATACATTATTAAAAAATGAAGATATAATAGATCTAATCCCACCCGTATCAGGAGGGATCTAA
- a CDS encoding nucleotidyltransferase domain-containing protein — MSEKLCEPYAFLLRRLLDVAIERFGSELVSFVVYGSVARCEAGRESDIDILIVLENPPKSRMKRQELFMLVEEGVEEEVERLRSQGYNVDFSPIIKSVSEARRVSPIYLDMVEDAVILYDRENFFTNILNNLREKLRELGAERVRCGRKWYWRLKRDYKFGEVIEL; from the coding sequence GTGTCTGAGAAGCTTTGCGAACCCTACGCTTTTCTACTTCGCAGACTTCTCGATGTAGCTATAGAGAGATTTGGTAGCGAGCTCGTCTCGTTCGTCGTGTATGGTTCTGTTGCTAGGTGCGAGGCCGGTAGGGAGAGTGATATAGACATTCTTATAGTCTTGGAGAACCCTCCTAAGAGCAGGATGAAGAGGCAGGAGTTGTTTATGCTAGTAGAAGAAGGTGTTGAAGAAGAGGTCGAGAGGCTTAGATCTCAAGGGTATAACGTTGATTTTTCACCTATTATAAAAAGTGTTAGCGAGGCGAGGAGAGTATCACCAATCTATCTAGACATGGTTGAAGACGCTGTGATACTATATGATAGAGAGAACTTCTTCACAAATATCTTGAACAACCTCAGAGAGAAGCTCAGAGAACTTGGAGCAGAGAGAGTAAGATGTGGTAGAAAATGGTATTGGAGACTTAAGAGAGACTATAAATTTGGTGAGGTAATAGAGCTGTGA
- a CDS encoding HEPN domain-containing protein — protein MAQSYLRQAEERIRHAKEALDRGNYPYVIRQCQESVELLLKAALRLVGVEVPKWRDVGPVLRREAQRFPEWFQAEIPALARISRKLRREREPSMYGDEESGIPPDELYDRSDAEEALDYASKVYSIVIKLIQQHKT, from the coding sequence ATGGCACAATCCTACCTAAGACAAGCTGAAGAGAGAATTCGCCACGCGAAAGAAGCACTTGATAGAGGTAACTATCCTTACGTAATTAGGCAGTGCCAAGAGTCGGTTGAACTACTTCTTAAAGCAGCGCTGAGATTAGTTGGTGTTGAGGTGCCGAAATGGCGTGATGTAGGGCCTGTTCTCAGAAGAGAAGCTCAGAGATTCCCCGAATGGTTTCAAGCCGAGATACCTGCATTAGCACGTATATCGAGGAAGCTACGTAGAGAAAGAGAACCTTCTATGTACGGAGATGAGGAAAGCGGTATCCCGCCCGACGAGCTCTATGATAGATCTGATGCAGAAGAAGCACTTGACTACGCATCAAAAGTCTACAGCATAGTAATCAAGCTAATACAGCAGCACAAAACCTGA
- a CDS encoding cobalamin biosynthesis protein: MLWLSFYEFLAVLLLAHLMDLLYPYHRGFMLRIHPVHTAYVMALKIGRPYSSRARGVVTWFLVVSSHMIFYAFLLQISQMNTILFILVSAYVLKTSFSIKLLLDIVGRVGSCLETDDIECARYWAQQIVRRDTRELGRAHIASASIESLAESLVDGYISPLFYFLFLGPLGALFQRLVNTLDSALGYKNIEFRDVGWFSAKADTMVNYLPARITAILIVLLTPIAGGEIGRAFRILVRDRRKTESINAGYPISAIAGALGVALEKIGYYKINEDARYPDKNDIDRALKIARIAVLTWLVVVVIARSLYL, translated from the coding sequence ATGTTGTGGCTCTCATTCTACGAGTTCTTAGCAGTGCTTCTCCTAGCTCATCTAATGGATCTCTTATACCCCTATCACAGAGGTTTCATGCTCAGGATACATCCTGTGCACACAGCATACGTGATGGCTCTTAAGATCGGTAGACCTTATTCTTCGAGAGCTAGAGGTGTTGTGACATGGTTTTTAGTAGTATCATCTCACATGATCTTCTACGCATTTCTACTTCAGATCTCTCAGATGAATACTATATTATTCATCTTAGTATCAGCATATGTTCTGAAGACTTCTTTCTCGATCAAGCTTCTTCTAGATATAGTAGGGAGAGTGGGATCATGTCTTGAGACAGATGATATCGAGTGCGCAAGATACTGGGCTCAGCAGATTGTTAGAAGAGATACTAGAGAGCTTGGGAGAGCTCACATAGCTTCAGCATCTATAGAATCTCTTGCTGAAAGTCTTGTGGATGGATATATATCACCTTTATTCTACTTCTTATTCTTAGGACCTCTAGGAGCTCTCTTCCAGAGATTAGTAAACACATTAGATAGTGCTCTGGGTTATAAGAATATCGAGTTTAGAGATGTAGGATGGTTTTCCGCGAAAGCAGATACCATGGTAAACTATCTTCCAGCTAGGATCACCGCGATACTCATAGTTCTCCTAACCCCTATAGCGGGAGGAGAGATCGGTAGAGCTTTTAGAATCCTAGTTAGAGATAGGAGGAAGACTGAGAGTATTAATGCGGGATATCCTATATCAGCTATAGCAGGAGCTCTAGGAGTAGCTCTTGAGAAGATAGGGTATTACAAGATTAATGAAGATGCTAGATATCCTGATAAAAATGATATAGATAGAGCTCTGAAGATAGCTAGGATAGCAGTATTAACATGGCTAGTAGTAGTTGTGATAGCGAGATCGCTGTATCTATAG
- a CDS encoding M20 family metallo-hydrolase, with amino-acid sequence MLYERALEKLKSRGLNLDIDSFLRTFNRISSIGWVEGYGSIRLALTSEHIMARRELLKELEAIGARVLFDEAGNIIAEIGSGGRAIAIGSHLDSVPGGGRFDGVFGVIAGLEILRAIVRSGLRLKHRLVLVDFNNEEGSRWNPPLLGSALTVGVYMRDFIYSRLDSNGVSFGEALERSGFKGSAENNLSTNPPRFYIELHIEQGPELYREGYDIGIPQGIVGLRVLEFIFRGRQDHASSHISLRRDPVVGLSKAVLRLREYALKNQDKLRITVGDISVKPGKFNVVPALSKMTVDIRSYDPQVIDEATKYAIKVAENIGEEENLSVDHRELWTIPRILFDPDVTSVIEESCRDLGFKYKRMWSWAGHDAQNMSRIAKTAMIFVPSVEGISHSKDEYTREEDLVRGLILLAEVVLRLDKI; translated from the coding sequence ATGCTCTACGAGAGAGCTCTGGAGAAGCTAAAGAGTAGAGGTTTAAACCTAGATATAGATAGTTTCCTTAGAACATTTAATAGGATAAGTAGTATTGGATGGGTTGAGGGATATGGTTCTATTAGACTTGCACTCACTAGTGAGCATATTATGGCTCGTAGAGAGTTGTTAAAGGAGCTTGAAGCTATAGGTGCTAGGGTATTATTCGACGAGGCAGGGAATATTATAGCTGAGATCGGATCAGGTGGTAGAGCCATAGCTATAGGCTCGCACCTAGACAGTGTGCCTGGCGGTGGTAGGTTTGATGGGGTATTTGGCGTTATCGCAGGATTAGAGATTCTAAGAGCTATTGTTAGGAGTGGCTTGAGACTTAAGCATAGGCTTGTCCTCGTAGATTTCAATAATGAGGAGGGTTCTAGATGGAATCCTCCACTACTAGGCTCGGCTCTAACTGTAGGAGTTTATATGAGAGACTTCATCTACTCTAGATTAGACTCCAATGGGGTATCCTTTGGAGAAGCTCTAGAGAGGTCAGGATTTAAAGGTAGTGCTGAGAATAACCTATCTACGAACCCCCCAAGATTCTATATAGAGCTACACATAGAGCAGGGTCCAGAACTCTATAGAGAGGGATACGATATAGGCATCCCCCAGGGTATAGTAGGATTAAGAGTGCTAGAGTTTATATTTAGAGGGAGGCAGGATCATGCTTCAAGCCATATTAGCCTAAGGAGAGATCCGGTAGTAGGCTTGTCTAAAGCAGTACTACGACTTAGAGAGTATGCTCTCAAAAACCAGGATAAGCTTAGAATAACAGTAGGAGATATAAGCGTAAAACCAGGGAAATTCAATGTAGTACCAGCGCTATCTAAGATGACAGTAGATATTAGGAGCTATGATCCACAAGTTATAGATGAAGCAACAAAGTACGCTATAAAGGTGGCAGAGAACATAGGAGAAGAAGAGAATCTAAGCGTAGACCATAGAGAGCTCTGGACAATACCAAGGATACTCTTCGACCCCGATGTCACCTCAGTCATAGAGGAGTCTTGCAGAGATCTTGGATTCAAATATAAGAGAATGTGGAGCTGGGCAGGTCACGATGCGCAGAATATGAGTAGGATCGCTAAGACAGCAATGATATTCGTCCCATCCGTTGAAGGCATAAGCCATAGTAAAGACGAGTACACTAGAGAAGAAGACTTAGTTAGAGGATTAATACTACTAGCTGAAGTAGTTCTAAGATTAGATAAGATCTAG
- a CDS encoding ATP-binding cassette domain-containing protein, translating to MLTVENLNGYYGAIQVLFSINFRVERGDMIAIVGSNGAGKTSLLKSIMNIELRKEGRIVFEDIDITRLPTYKIARLGILYISDTGGLYHGLTTLENMQLAAGRKIIEIDRIKKIYPRIEGLLNRPTDKLSGGERKIVGILRSLLVETKLILLDEPTEGVSPLMTEEIYRMLKRLNEEGKTMIIVEPGSRLKIALKYVSKIGIMRTGKLEYFDTTEKALKELELLKKLIFI from the coding sequence ATGCTCACAGTAGAAAATTTAAATGGATACTACGGAGCTATTCAAGTGCTCTTCTCTATAAACTTTAGAGTAGAACGTGGAGATATGATAGCCATCGTAGGGAGTAATGGAGCGGGCAAGACTTCACTTCTAAAATCTATTATGAATATAGAGCTAAGGAAAGAGGGGAGAATAGTCTTTGAAGACATAGACATAACAAGGCTTCCAACATATAAGATAGCGAGACTCGGAATACTATATATATCAGATACTGGAGGATTATACCATGGTCTGACAACATTAGAGAATATGCAATTAGCTGCTGGAAGAAAGATCATAGAAATAGATAGAATCAAAAAAATATACCCGAGAATAGAAGGGCTTCTTAACAGACCTACCGACAAGCTTAGCGGAGGCGAGAGAAAAATAGTTGGCATACTCAGATCCCTACTAGTAGAAACTAAACTCATACTCTTAGACGAGCCTACTGAAGGAGTATCACCATTAATGACTGAGGAAATATATAGAATGCTTAAAAGACTAAACGAGGAAGGCAAAACCATGATAATAGTGGAACCAGGCTCTCGACTTAAAATAGCGTTAAAATATGTAAGCAAAATAGGAATAATGAGAACAGGCAAGTTAGAATACTTTGACACAACTGAAAAAGCCTTAAAAGAACTAGAACTACTTAAAAAACTAATATTCATATAA